A region from the Gossypium hirsutum isolate 1008001.06 chromosome A08, Gossypium_hirsutum_v2.1, whole genome shotgun sequence genome encodes:
- the LOC107926993 gene encoding IRK-interacting protein translates to MKNMVPSSSPCSSKSLPPTPPPPYQSPLFTPIQECEREEQEDGTPSVTTDKGLTPKHLPTPLHDKTTRKPNARKRSESGGGDGDGSVSCNKCRPNSREKISVVPLDNNNGVNKHSFSMPSPNGIFKSIFHSLTRKSPKSTDMSTDREEQWKIAAAELSHKLIQATRKRDEALMEASRLKYSMAELEKKLNKLEVYCHNLKSGLDECNSNSPYRMGQTHNIHQVKKQDGVIGANEKVVQQFLASVSESRSSIRLLSRSLTMQLRHMGSKVYERISVLLQPYDMKISHSKNPKSLLLYLEALLNKAFFEDFESTGFQKNAVNQILNPIDRCEANYKSFNELQGLTWEEVLNKGTRHFSQEFSQFCDRKMNEIVAMLGWNRAWPEPLLQAFFGASKSMWLVHLLANSVHPGLPIFRVDKGVRFDSVYMEDMDGERAKKLVPSMVRVMITPGFYVYGNVVKCKVICRYSNNVDSSLTDKGLTSSSP, encoded by the exons atgaaaaacatgGTTCCTTCATCTTCTCCTTGTTCTTCCAAGTCCCTTCCTCCTACTCCTCCTCCACCTTACCAATCCCCTCTTTTCACTCCT ATTCAAGAATGTGAAAGGGAAGAACAAGAAGATGGTACACCAAGTGTGACGACGGACAAAGGGCTGACGCCGAAGCACCTCCCAACACCCCTCCATGACAAAACCACTAGAAAACCCAACGCTAGGAAACGTTCGGAATCTGGTGGTGGTGATGGAGATGGCTCGGTTTCTTGCAACAAGTGCAGGCCAAATTCTAGGGAAAAGATCTCCGTGGTTCCTTTGGACAACAACAATGGAGTTAACAAGCATTCCTTTTCCATGCCAAGTCCAAATGGGATTTTCAAGTCCATTTTCCATTCTTTAACAAGGAAGAGTCCTAAATCAACTGATATGTCTACAGACAGAGAAGAACAATGGAAAATTGCTGCTGCTGAACTCTCACACAAGCTTATTCAAGCTACGAGGAAGAGAGATGAAGCATTAATGGAAGCTTCGAGGTTAAAATATTCCATGGCTGAACTTGAGAAGAAGCTTAACAAGCTTGAAGTATATTGCCACAATTTGAAGTCTGGTCTAGATGAATGTAACAGCAACTCTCCTTATAGAATGGGTCAAACTCATAATATTCATCAAGTGAAGAAACAAGATGGGGTCATTGGAGCTAATGAGAAAGTGGTTCAGCAATTCTTGGCTTCTGTATCTGAATCCAGGTCTTCAATCAGGCTTTTAAGTAGATCACTCACCATGCAATTAAGGCACATGGGTAGCAAAGTTTATGAGAGAATATCTGTGCTTTTACAGCCTTATGATATGAAGATTTCTCACTCGAAAAACCCCAAAAGCCTTCTCCTTTACCTCGAAGCTTTGTTGAACAAAGCTTTCTTTGAAGATTTTGAATCAACCGGGTTTCAAAAGAACGCGGTGAACCAAATATTGAACCCCATTGATCGTTGTGAAGCTAATTACAAGTCATTCAATGAATTACAAGGTCTAACATGGGAGGAAGTTCTGAATAAGGGAACAAGGCATTTCAGTCAGGAGTTCAGCCAGTTTTGTGACAGGAAAATGAATGAAATTGTGGCTATGTTGGGTTGGAACCGAGCTTGGCCTGAACCATTGCTACAAGCCTTTTTCGGTGCCTCAAAGAGTATGTGGTTGGTTCACCTTTTGGCCAACTCGGTGCATCCTGGTTTACCAATCTTCAGGGTGGATAAAGGGGTAAGGTTTGATTCAGTATACATGGAGGACATGGATGGAGAAAGAGCCAAGAAATTGGTTCCAAGCATGGTACGGGTCATGATCACACCAGGGTTCTATGTCTATGGCAATGTAGTCAAGTGCAAAGTCATTTGCCGGTACTCCAACAATGTGGATAGTAGTTTAACTGATAAGGGTTTAACCTCATCATCTCCTTAG